The following proteins come from a genomic window of Tepidiforma thermophila:
- a CDS encoding thioredoxin-like domain-containing protein produces MQRPARPTRIITICLALAAALAAIIAVACSRGSERSAPAGYADVSSQPERKSWAGTEPAPPFPPGLTWFNVQRPLSLEDLRGRIVLLDFWTAGCINCQHIVPDLKRLEAEFGDRLVVIGVHSGKYAEEHEDDTIREAIRRLGIAHPVINDADFRVWTTYGARAWPTLVLIDPAGNLVGYHEGEGVYPLFQPILASLVAEFAGRGLLRTGPLPLVPGAPPATATLGYPSAVAVSAAADRLYIADAGNHRIIEAASSGEVLRVFGTGQPGFADGAPAEAAFRDPQGLALSADGRTLYVADTRNHAVRAIDLASGETRTIAGTGRQLTRLPRGPEPAREVDLASPWGLVQVGSRLFITMAGVHQVWVLDLAAGTIDVFAGTSREGLDDGPRREMATLAQPSGITADSARLYWVDPEASAVRTVPIDGDGEVRTLVGTGLFDYGDRDGTGRQGQLQHPQGIAFADGVLYIADTYNHRIRVLDPATRQLGTAAGSDRGWSDGAAGQARFAEPAGLAWDGRLLYIADSANHLVRTFDPAAGTVSTLALSNIELLRPPAAGPLETRDLPAQTVAPGAANLRIEVAAPPGYHLNALAPSALELASSNPAVIEPGEHRLEWRTDDPSVSFPVPVILAPGSAVLTATVSAYYCREGQEALCFVARVAYRVPIEVVPGAPVAEPRLQLGLPER; encoded by the coding sequence GTGCAACGGCCCGCCCGCCCAACCCGTATCATCACCATATGCCTCGCACTCGCCGCGGCGCTCGCCGCCATCATCGCCGTCGCCTGCTCACGCGGGTCCGAACGCTCTGCCCCCGCAGGATACGCTGACGTGTCCTCCCAGCCCGAGCGCAAATCCTGGGCCGGCACCGAACCGGCTCCCCCCTTCCCGCCCGGCCTCACCTGGTTCAACGTCCAGCGCCCACTCTCCCTCGAAGACCTCCGCGGCCGCATTGTCCTCCTCGACTTCTGGACCGCCGGCTGCATCAACTGCCAGCACATCGTCCCCGACCTCAAACGGCTCGAAGCCGAGTTCGGCGACCGCCTCGTCGTCATTGGCGTCCACTCCGGCAAGTACGCCGAGGAGCACGAGGACGACACCATCCGCGAAGCGATCCGCCGCCTCGGCATCGCCCACCCCGTCATCAACGACGCCGACTTCCGCGTCTGGACCACCTACGGCGCTCGCGCCTGGCCTACCCTTGTGCTCATCGACCCGGCCGGCAACCTCGTCGGCTACCACGAAGGCGAAGGCGTTTACCCGCTCTTCCAGCCCATCCTCGCCTCGCTCGTGGCCGAATTCGCCGGGCGCGGCCTCCTCCGCACCGGGCCGCTCCCGCTCGTCCCCGGTGCACCGCCGGCCACGGCCACCCTCGGCTACCCCTCCGCCGTCGCGGTCTCCGCCGCCGCCGACCGCCTCTACATCGCCGACGCTGGCAACCATCGAATCATCGAAGCCGCCAGCTCCGGTGAGGTCCTCCGCGTCTTCGGCACCGGCCAGCCCGGCTTCGCCGACGGCGCCCCTGCCGAGGCTGCCTTCCGCGACCCCCAGGGGCTCGCCCTCTCCGCCGATGGCCGCACACTCTACGTGGCCGATACCCGCAACCACGCCGTCCGCGCCATCGACCTCGCCTCCGGCGAAACCCGCACCATCGCCGGCACCGGCCGCCAGCTCACCCGCCTTCCCCGCGGCCCCGAGCCCGCCCGCGAGGTGGACCTTGCCTCCCCCTGGGGCCTCGTCCAGGTCGGAAGCCGGCTCTTCATCACCATGGCCGGTGTCCACCAGGTCTGGGTGCTCGACCTCGCCGCCGGCACCATCGACGTCTTCGCCGGCACCTCCCGCGAAGGCCTCGACGACGGCCCCCGCCGGGAGATGGCCACCCTCGCACAGCCCTCCGGTATCACCGCCGATAGCGCCCGGCTGTACTGGGTCGACCCCGAAGCCTCTGCCGTCCGTACCGTCCCCATCGATGGCGACGGCGAGGTCCGCACCCTCGTCGGGACCGGCCTTTTCGACTACGGCGACCGCGACGGCACCGGCCGCCAGGGCCAGCTCCAGCACCCCCAGGGCATCGCCTTTGCCGACGGCGTCCTCTACATCGCCGACACCTACAACCACCGCATCCGCGTGCTCGACCCGGCCACCCGCCAGCTCGGCACCGCCGCCGGCTCCGACCGCGGCTGGTCCGACGGCGCCGCCGGCCAGGCCCGCTTCGCCGAGCCCGCCGGCCTCGCCTGGGATGGCCGCCTCCTCTACATCGCCGACTCAGCCAACCACCTCGTCCGCACCTTCGACCCGGCGGCCGGCACCGTCAGCACCCTCGCCCTCTCGAACATCGAACTCCTCCGCCCGCCGGCCGCCGGCCCCCTCGAAACGCGCGACCTCCCGGCCCAAACCGTCGCGCCCGGCGCCGCCAACCTGCGCATCGAAGTCGCCGCCCCGCCCGGCTACCACCTCAACGCCCTCGCTCCATCCGCCCTCGAGCTCGCCTCCAGTAACCCTGCCGTCATCGAGCCCGGCGAACACCGGCTCGAATGGCGCACCGACGACCCGTCCGTCAGCTTCCCCGTCCCGGTCATTCTCGCTCCCGGCAGCGCGGTCCTCACGGCTACCGTCTCCGCCTACTACTGCCGCGAGGGCCAGGAGGCGCTCTGTTTCGTCGCCCGGGTGGCCTACCGCGTCCCCATCGAGGTCGTCCCCGGCGCGCCCGTCGCCGAACCCCGCCTCCAGCTCGGCCTGCCCGAGCGCTGA
- a CDS encoding Lrp/AsnC ligand binding domain-containing protein: MAVRGYILIETEVGKAKSVSAAIQNFSYPGARLINVDTVTGPFDVIAQVEADDLDSLGNAITEAIQKVNGVQRTTTCLAVRLA, from the coding sequence ATGGCCGTCCGCGGCTACATCCTCATCGAAACCGAAGTCGGCAAAGCCAAGTCCGTCAGCGCCGCCATCCAGAACTTCAGCTACCCCGGCGCCCGCCTCATCAATGTCGATACCGTCACCGGCCCCTTCGATGTCATCGCCCAGGTCGAAGCCGACGACCTCGACTCCCTCGGCAACGCCATCACCGAGGCCATCCAGAAGGTCAACGGCGTCCAGCGCACCACCACCTGCCTCGCTGTCCGCCTCGCCTGA
- the glp gene encoding gephyrin-like molybdotransferase Glp, which yields MLPVTSMIPVEEARERILAYFGRLEPERKPLLDALGQVLAEDVVAPFDIPPLDNTAMDGYAVRAADTAGASEAAPVQLRVIADLAAGYVLETPVGPGEAVRIMTGAPVPPGADAIVPFEETDEALRGINEAARKAGSVRVLKAANPGANIRRRGEDVQAGSTVIPAGRVLRPSEIGVLASIGLTHVTVIRRPVVAILSTGDEITPPGEPLLPGRIYDANAYSVAALVRKYGGIPRILGIARDTVEDLTAKIREGLDADMLVTSAGVSRGDFDVVKDVLAREGNIDFWTVRMRPGKPLAFGAFTAPGGRKVPHLGLPGNPVSSMVSFELFGRPAIFTMLGRSDWERPTVRAISRDYVRNPDGRRFYARCIVTRGDDGRWYADLTGPQGSGMLTSMSAANALAVIPEDVPAANPGDEIECIMLDWEHAP from the coding sequence ATGCTCCCCGTCACCAGCATGATCCCCGTCGAAGAGGCGCGCGAGCGCATCCTCGCGTACTTCGGCCGCCTCGAACCCGAGCGCAAGCCCCTCCTCGATGCCCTCGGCCAGGTCCTCGCCGAGGACGTCGTCGCTCCCTTCGATATCCCCCCGCTCGATAACACCGCCATGGATGGCTACGCCGTCCGCGCGGCCGATACCGCCGGCGCCAGCGAAGCCGCCCCCGTCCAGCTCCGCGTCATCGCCGACCTCGCCGCCGGCTACGTCCTCGAAACACCCGTCGGCCCCGGCGAAGCCGTCCGCATCATGACCGGCGCCCCGGTCCCGCCCGGCGCCGACGCCATCGTCCCCTTCGAAGAGACCGACGAAGCCCTCCGCGGCATCAACGAGGCCGCCCGCAAGGCCGGCTCCGTCCGCGTCCTCAAGGCCGCCAATCCCGGCGCCAACATCCGCCGCCGCGGCGAAGACGTCCAGGCCGGCTCCACCGTCATCCCCGCCGGCCGCGTCCTCCGCCCCTCCGAAATCGGCGTCCTCGCCTCCATCGGCCTCACCCACGTCACCGTCATTCGCCGGCCCGTCGTCGCCATCCTCTCCACCGGCGACGAAATCACCCCGCCCGGCGAACCCCTCCTCCCCGGCCGCATCTACGATGCCAACGCCTACAGCGTCGCCGCCCTCGTCCGCAAATACGGCGGCATTCCCCGCATCCTCGGCATCGCCCGCGATACCGTCGAAGACCTCACCGCCAAGATCCGCGAGGGCCTCGATGCCGACATGCTCGTCACCTCCGCCGGCGTCTCCCGCGGCGACTTCGACGTCGTCAAAGACGTCCTCGCCCGCGAAGGCAACATCGACTTCTGGACCGTCCGCATGCGCCCCGGCAAACCCCTCGCCTTCGGCGCTTTCACCGCGCCCGGCGGCCGCAAGGTCCCCCACCTCGGCCTGCCCGGCAACCCCGTCAGCTCCATGGTCTCCTTCGAACTCTTCGGCCGGCCGGCCATCTTCACCATGCTCGGCCGCTCCGACTGGGAGCGCCCCACCGTCCGCGCTATCTCCCGTGACTACGTCAGAAACCCCGATGGCCGCCGCTTCTACGCCCGCTGCATCGTCACCCGCGGTGATGACGGCCGCTGGTATGCCGACCTCACCGGCCCGCAGGGCTCCGGCATGCTCACCTCCATGAGCGCTGCCAACGCCCTCGCCGTCATCCCCGAAGACGTCCCCGCCGCCAATCCCGGCGACGAAATCGAGTGCATCATGCTCGACTGGGAGCACGCCCCGTAG